The genomic region TTCGCTCGACGCCGCCGTCGAGCTGCCGCCGACCGATGCGCTGGAGGCCCGCATCGCCGCCGACGGCAACGATCTCGAGGCGCGCTTCGATCTCGCCCAGCTGCTGATCGCGCACCGCGTCTACGAAGGTGCGCTCGAACAGTTGCTCGAGATCGTCAAGCGCGACCGGACGTTCAAGGACGACGTCGGCCGCAAGACCATGGTGTCGGTGTTCGAGCTGGCGGCCGACCAGCCGAACCTGGTCGCCGCGTGGCGCCGCAAGCTCAGCGCGCTGCTCTACTGAGGCCGCGGCGCGGGCGGCCGGCGCCTACCGCGGCGCGCCCACCGCGAGCGCGCGCAGGGCGTGCGCGGCGGCGGCGAACCCGAAGCTCGCCGTCACGCACACGCTCGAGCCGAAGCCCGCGCAGTTGAGCCCGGCCGGGCCGCCCGTGCCGGACACCTCGCCGGCCGTGGCGTCGTCGACCTCGCAGGCGGCCGCCTCCGGGTAGATCAGCGGCTCGTCCGAATAGACGGCGCTGACCTTGAACTTCGCCTTCGGTCCACGCGGGAAACCGTGCTGCTTGCGCAACTGCGCGCGCACTTTCGAGAGCAGCGGGTCCTGGATCGTCAGGGCCAGGTCGTCGATGCGAATCCGCGTCGGGTCGAGCTGGCCGCCCGCGCCGCCCACCGTCACGAGCGGCTGGCCGCGCGCGACGCACCAGGCGATCAGCGCCACCTTGGTGCGCACGCTGTCGATCGCGTCGACCACGTAGTCGAAGCCGCCGCCCAGCAGCGCGTCGAAGTTCTCGGCCTCGACGAAATCCTCGACGCGGTGCACGCGGCAGGCCGGATCGATCAGCGCGATCCGCTCGGCCATCGCGTCCACCTTGGCCTTGCCGTAATTGCCGTCGAGCGCGTGGATCTGGCGGTTCGTATTGCTTTGCGCGACATTGTCGAGATCGATCAGGGTCAGGTTGCCGATCGCGCTGCGCGCGAGCGCCTCGGCCGTCCACGAGCCGACGCCGCCGATGCCGATCACGGCCACGTGCGCACGCTCGAACGCCGCCAGCGCGTCGGGCCCGTACAGGCGCGAGACGCCGCCAAAGCGCCTCGCCCGATCCGGGTCAAAATGTCTCGCCGAGCCAGGAGTAAGATCGGCTTGCGTCGTGACGACGTCGATTCGGGCCATGCTGA from Burkholderia glumae LMG 2196 = ATCC 33617 harbors:
- the tcdA gene encoding tRNA cyclic N6-threonylcarbamoyladenosine(37) synthase TcdA, which gives rise to MARIDVVTTQADLTPGSARHFDPDRARRFGGVSRLYGPDALAAFERAHVAVIGIGGVGSWTAEALARSAIGNLTLIDLDNVAQSNTNRQIHALDGNYGKAKVDAMAERIALIDPACRVHRVEDFVEAENFDALLGGGFDYVVDAIDSVRTKVALIAWCVARGQPLVTVGGAGGQLDPTRIRIDDLALTIQDPLLSKVRAQLRKQHGFPRGPKAKFKVSAVYSDEPLIYPEAAACEVDDATAGEVSGTGGPAGLNCAGFGSSVCVTASFGFAAAAHALRALAVGAPR